The Candidatus Saccharimonadales bacterium nucleotide sequence GCCGTAGTAAAAAGTCCAGCCAAAAAACAGGTAGCTACTACAGTAGTAAAAAAACAAGCAGGCGGAAACCCCCTAGGGCGTATCGGTACTCCTTTTATCGCAACAGGGCGGTATTTCAAGGGCGCATGGTACGAGCTTGGTCAAGTTCGTTGGCCAACGAGACGAGCAACATGGGGGCTAACGGGTGCAGTACTTGCATTCTCACTTTTCTTTGTTGTTCTCATCTTACTTCTGGACGCTGGTTTTAAATATTTATTCGAC carries:
- the secE gene encoding preprotein translocase subunit SecE, which gives rise to MATKKQTSSAKNTSKTASKTTVTRIKAVDAAVVKSPAKKQVATTVVKKQAGGNPLGRIGTPFIATGRYFKGAWYELGQVRWPTRRATWGLTGAVLAFSLFFVVLILLLDAGFKYLFDVILGK